The genomic window CATGGGTTTTTAAAAGAAATTTTTGGGCATCTCGCATCGCTTGTACCGCATCTTTTTCTCCAATTATTTCCTTCCTGATCAATAAAAACCCAAACGGGATATCATAACGTTCGCATAGTTTTTTGTGCATCATCATGGCCAGTCCTGCGCCATTACTGCTGCTGTCTGCTCTGAAATCCCACTGCTTGAGTCGGGTTACATAGTCCGTTAAATCGGGATACTTGCTTAGGTCCAGATGGTAGAAATGGGTGAACTTTTCCTGATATAATCCGCTTTTGGTATAGGATATATCGTATTTTATGTTCAGGAAATCTTTCCATGTAAACTTTCCTTCATGGTTATTCATTAATTCGGCTAAACGTTGACCTCGATTGTTCTCAAATAATTGTAATCCCGGAAACCACATTTCCAGATTACATTCTTCACTGGTACAATGCAATGGGGTATTGTTGGCATTGTATACAAATCCACAATCCGGATTAAAATTCGATGGAATGGCACTGTATGGAAGTAATTTGGTCCATTTGTACTTGGAACTTGCTGCTTTAATAGGTTGATGCCAGTCTAAACTAGGATCCCGATCGGGATAATGGCCCCCGCTTTGATACAAAATATTGCCATCCTTGTCGCCATAAACAATGTTGTACGACGGAATACCTTGCATTTTAATGGCCTTTTCAAATTCAACCCAGTTTTGAGCCTTGTTCATTTTAAACCATTGTTCAGCGGCCCTTATTTCAGAATATGCCGGGAAACGTATGGCGTATTTTCCATGCTTTGCCTCGAAAACCGGACCAAACTCTGTGAATAAGGCTTTCTTGCTTATGCCAAGTTTTATTCCGGCAATTTTTACCTTGAGCTTGATTTTGCTTTTTCCAAAATCTTTCCAGGCACCATCGTATTGGTATTGGTTTTTGTTTTTTGGATTAATAATCAATTGATGGATGTCGCCCCAGGTATTGTAATTGGTGGTATGTGCCCATCCTAAGTTTGGATTGGATCCAACAAATATGCTCACACCTCCGGGAAATAAGCCCCCAATCATATTCCAACCTTGCTCACTGCATAAATGGGCCTCATACCAGGCAAACCTTCCCTCCAAGGGTTGATGGCTGTTGACGGCTAACCAGGTTTTCCCATCTTCTGTTCGGCTCGGAGCTATGGCTATGGCATTGCTGCCTTTATCATCGTCGTTGGCACTGTTAAATTCCTCAATTTTATTGGCCTTAATTGTTTTTAATGCTACCCCAACTCCCGACATTAAACTTAAACTTAAGGTGTAACCTTTGATAAGGTCTTTTTCCTGAAACGGAAGTAGGTTTTTTAATAGTACTTCCTTGGGGTGGGACTCAGCATAGGCATTTAAGCCTTGGCAATAGGCCCGAAGTATGCCTTTGAACTCCTCGCTGATGTTTTGCTCATACAGTCGGTCTACCAAGGTGTCTATCCCCAAAAATTTCAAACCATAGTCGAATAGAACACCTTCCTTGCCTAAAACTTCGCCAAGCCTTCCCCTGGCTGCTATTAAACTGTGTTGAATATGTTCAAAATCATCCTCAGAATGGGCCCAGGCTAACCCATAGGCTACTTCCTGGTCTGTTTTGGCAAAAATATGCGGAACCCCAAATTCATCCCTGGCAATAGTGATCTGGTCAGGTTGAATGGTTTGAGTAAATGAACGTGTGAATAGAAATAGAAGAAATACTGTAATAAAAGGTCTCATAGGTGATTTTATGATGGAATGGGGTTGACAAATCTAATGGCTTGACCATATTTTAAATGTGAAAAATTTACAAAAAAAAGGACCCCGTTTGGAGTCCTTTTTTTTAAAAAATATAAATTGGATTATTTCTGAATCAGCATGCGATGCGAGGCCTTCAATTCTTTTCCATTACCTACTGTATACATGTAAACCCCGGCTGGGTAAGCTTTGGTGTCTAAACGGAAAGTGTTTAAACCGGATTTAGATTGAATTTCGGTTTGAGAAATCACTTTGCCTTCCAATCCGGAAATGGTAAGAGTAAAGTTGCCTGCGGTTGGAGCAACAAAATGAATGTCGGTATAATTTTCTGCTGGATTAGGTACGTTTTGCAACAATGCAAATGAATTCGATTTTCCTAAATCCTGAATACCTACCTGCTCAGAAATAACTACAACCAAAGTATCTGAACATTGGTTGGCATCTGTAGCAACCAAGGTATAGGTTCCGGCTGCAACATTGAACAAATCTTCATTCGAACTTCCGGTATTCCACAACAAGGAATAAGGTGGGGTTCCTCCTGAAATCTCTACATCGCAAAAACCATTGGTTCCGCCAATGGTGGTAACATTGGATCCTTGCAAACTATCTGCCTGAAGGTTACAGGTTAATGCCGGGTAACAATTTACATAGTGAATCAGAATAGGGTCTGCAAATCCACTGCAAGCATCCTGAACACTTGGGAAACCTCCCGGAATAGGAGGAATATTAATATTAACCGATTGAGTTTCGCCCGGTGCAATATCCAAAGAAATACCGGCAATAGTATAAACCTGATCTTGCGTAATTAAATTGCAGCTATCCGCATAGTTAATAACCTGGAACGCAGGAACCTCCACATGTAAGTTTCCGGTTCCATTGTTGGTGGTTGAAATTGACCATGGTCCATTTGGATTACCCAAATACAAATTCATCAAGTCAATACAAGGTAATCCACCTAATGCATCAATTAATCCTTGGTTGATACTTAAACCGGCCGCTACACTTTGGTTTACATTTAATTGAGAACCATCAGGGAAGGTGAATACCATAGGATTTAAGCTCCAACCGGTTTCGCCCGATAAAACCGGACACATAAATGCATGTGGTCTGCAACCCTGTAAGGTATCCCATACAATTGGATCTGGAACTGTAACATCTTCAACAATAAATGGAGTTACATAATAATCACCTTCAGCAATGCTATCACTTAGGTTGTAGCAAAGTCTTGTAAAGGATAAGGTAGAATCGGTGGTAGGTAGATAAACATAACCTGCGGCATCAGCATCTGCAACATCCTGTGCATTTGTGATAGGGCCAAAGCTAACCGGCGTAACTGCCCAGGCTGTCATAAATCCTTGGCTGGTTACAAAACCTTGTGACATAAAATCTTCTAATTCTCCGCAACACAAAGTATCATTAGCCGGTGGCATTAC from Bacteroidia bacterium includes these protein-coding regions:
- a CDS encoding penicillin acylase family protein, whose product is MRPFITVFLLFLFTRSFTQTIQPDQITIARDEFGVPHIFAKTDQEVAYGLAWAHSEDDFEHIQHSLIAARGRLGEVLGKEGVLFDYGLKFLGIDTLVDRLYEQNISEEFKGILRAYCQGLNAYAESHPKEVLLKNLLPFQEKDLIKGYTLSLSLMSGVGVALKTIKANKIEEFNSANDDDKGSNAIAIAPSRTEDGKTWLAVNSHQPLEGRFAWYEAHLCSEQGWNMIGGLFPGGVSIFVGSNPNLGWAHTTNYNTWGDIHQLIINPKNKNQYQYDGAWKDFGKSKIKLKVKIAGIKLGISKKALFTEFGPVFEAKHGKYAIRFPAYSEIRAAEQWFKMNKAQNWVEFEKAIKMQGIPSYNIVYGDKDGNILYQSGGHYPDRDPSLDWHQPIKAASSKYKWTKLLPYSAIPSNFNPDCGFVYNANNTPLHCTSEECNLEMWFPGLQLFENNRGQRLAELMNNHEGKFTWKDFLNIKYDISYTKSGLYQEKFTHFYHLDLSKYPDLTDYVTRLKQWDFRADSSSNGAGLAMMMHKKLCERYDIPFGFLLIRKEIIGEKDAVQAMRDAQKFLLKTHGSLDIKLGDIQRHIRGNVSKAMNGMSEVLRAADTKLYDKKKGIYRVNQGDGYIQLVKFGKEGTELNTINSYGASAHPDSPHYTDQMEMAVKHQTRPMYFDKARVIQTAKRIYHPQ
- a CDS encoding T9SS type A sorting domain-containing protein gives rise to the protein VTASGQTLNQPSTITIPLTVDQAPGGNCCFSFNPPSSCGSLAVTYQGLIDLSPNQPTSYNWDFGNGQTSTLKNPPVQNYTTPGQYYPHLVTTVSNYVLTDISVTASGTNWCGDVEEISLFGACQGSPDIYYTFTNGSTSFQSSAGSNSTAQTWTNLNHVLSNPIMSLQFWDDDGTSPDDNLGVYATNITAPGVYNFTTSVNGNQETFGTFTISLVTDTIFDTTDTVEVYANPPMPTLTASPNDSACLGDSILLSTSLTGPYSYQWFQSSTLISDSIATYISATGYYMLNVVDTVHICATMSDSILFSFVNYPQAPVIVVDNTTGDLQVTNNSGNYQVEWFNNGVLIPGTSGNILSGQTTSGPYTAKFTNSVGCSAESFPFTLCLSGTVMPPANDTLCCGELEDFMSQGFVTSQGFMTAWAVTPVSFGPITNAQDVADADAAGYVYLPTTDSTLSFTRLCYNLSDSIAEGDYYVTPFIVEDVTVPDPIVWDTLQGCRPHAFMCPVLSGETGWSLNPMVFTFPDGSQLNVNQSVAAGLSINQGLIDALGGLPCIDLMNLYLGNPNGPWSISTTNNGTGNLHVEVPAFQVINYADSCNLITQDQVYTIAGISLDIAPGETQSVNINIPPIPGGFPSVQDACSGFADPILIHYVNCYPALTCNLQADSLQGSNVTTIGGTNGFCDVEISGGTPPYSLLWNTGSSNEDLFNVAAGTYTLVATDANQCSDTLVVVISEQVGIQDLGKSNSFALLQNVPNPAENYTDIHFVAPTAGNFTLTISGLEGKVISQTEIQSKSGLNTFRLDTKAYPAGVYMYTVGNGKELKASHRMLIQK